The following coding sequences lie in one Pseudomonas sp. B33.4 genomic window:
- a CDS encoding triacylglycerol lipase produces the protein MSTRYPLVLVPGMLGFIRLVLYPYWYGIIKALRRGGATVIAVQVSPLHSTEVRGEQLLARIDEILRETGAQKVNLFGHSQGSLTARYAAAKRPDLVASVTSVAGPNHGSELADYLAKHYPADSAKGRILEALLRFVGWLMALLETGYHGPKLPVDIHASHQSLTTEGVALFNQRYPQGLPETWGGHGPEEVNGVRYYSWSGTLQPGKTDRGGNFFDGTNRSCRLFAKTFVREPGQCDGMVGRYSSHLGTVIGDDFPLDHFDIVNQSLGLVGKGADPVRLFVEHAARLKAAGV, from the coding sequence ATGTCGACGCGTTATCCACTGGTGCTGGTGCCCGGCATGCTCGGGTTTATTCGGCTGGTCCTCTATCCGTATTGGTACGGCATCATCAAGGCATTGCGCCGTGGTGGTGCGACGGTGATTGCCGTGCAGGTATCGCCGCTCCATTCCACAGAGGTGCGCGGCGAGCAGTTGCTGGCGCGTATCGATGAGATTCTGCGGGAGACCGGTGCGCAGAAGGTCAACCTGTTCGGCCACAGTCAGGGTTCGCTGACGGCGCGCTATGCGGCGGCGAAGCGGCCGGATCTGGTGGCGTCGGTGACCTCGGTGGCCGGGCCCAATCATGGCTCGGAACTGGCTGACTACCTGGCGAAACATTACCCGGCGGACAGTGCCAAAGGGCGGATCCTTGAGGCGTTGTTGCGTTTTGTCGGTTGGCTGATGGCATTACTGGAGACCGGTTATCACGGACCGAAACTGCCGGTGGATATCCACGCCTCGCACCAGTCGCTGACGACTGAGGGCGTCGCGTTGTTCAACCAGCGTTATCCACAGGGCTTGCCCGAGACGTGGGGCGGGCACGGGCCGGAAGAGGTCAATGGCGTACGTTATTACTCATGGTCGGGGACGTTGCAGCCGGGCAAGACTGATCGCGGCGGGAATTTTTTTGACGGGACCAATCGCAGTTGTCGCTTGTTTGCGAAAACCTTCGTGCGTGAACCGGGGCAATGCGACGGCATGGTCGGGCGCTATAGCTCGCATCTTGGCACGGTGATTGGCGATGACTTTCCGCTGGATCACTTCGACATTGTCAATCAGTCGCTGGGGCTGGTCGGCAAAGGTGCGGATCCGGTGCGATTGTTTGTCGAGCATGCGGCGCGACTAAAGGCAGCTGGGGTTTAA
- a CDS encoding urease accessory protein UreF, with protein sequence MNPAWALLRLASPQLPIGGYSYSQGLEMAVDNGRVNNPDSARRWISDQLLLNLARFEAPLLLAHCQAAADENWSELLSLCESHRASRETRELHLESRQMGYSLQQLLNGLPELDTPARDFLEQCSEPHLALCWALAARAWGISAQDALAAWLWSWLENQLAVLMKTLPLGQQAAQRLTSELLPLLQQAQQDASRINPDHMGSAVFGLSLACMAHERQYSRLFRS encoded by the coding sequence GTGAATCCGGCCTGGGCGCTGCTGCGCCTGGCCAGTCCGCAACTGCCGATTGGCGGCTACAGCTATTCGCAAGGCCTGGAAATGGCTGTGGATAACGGCCGCGTCAACAACCCGGACAGCGCCCGGCGCTGGATCAGCGATCAGTTGCTGCTCAACCTCGCCCGCTTCGAAGCGCCGTTGCTGCTCGCGCATTGCCAAGCCGCAGCGGACGAAAACTGGAGCGAGTTGCTGAGTCTCTGCGAAAGCCACCGCGCCAGCCGCGAGACGCGTGAACTGCATCTGGAAAGCCGGCAGATGGGCTATTCGTTGCAGCAGTTACTCAACGGCTTGCCGGAACTCGACACGCCGGCGCGCGACTTTCTTGAACAATGCAGCGAACCGCATCTGGCCCTGTGCTGGGCGCTGGCCGCGCGCGCCTGGGGCATCAGCGCGCAAGACGCCCTCGCTGCGTGGTTATGGAGCTGGCTGGAAAACCAGCTCGCCGTGTTGATGAAAACCCTTCCGCTGGGCCAGCAAGCCGCCCAGCGCCTGACCAGCGAACTGCTGCCGCTGCTGCAACAAGCGCAGCAGGACGCCAGCCGAATCAACCCCGACCACATGGGCAGCGCCGTGTTCGGCCTGTCCCTCGCGTGCATGGCCCATGAGCGCCAGTACAGCCGCCTCTTTCGCTCTTAG
- a CDS encoding DMT family transporter has product MQYAFPLLAIFIWAGNTVINKLAVGAIFPAEIGFYRWLLAGLLFTPFMLKAVIAHWPQIRPNLGKIFILGVLGMAVYQSLAYFAATLTTATNMGIILSLMPLMSLAMAIISLGQRLTAGALVGAMLSFAGVLVVVSSGSLGALLQHGVNMGDAMMLIATLAYAIYSTLLKKWQLRLPPLVLLYLQVLVAIVVLFPLYAASPKTGLTLQNIPLVLYACLLASMLAPLAWMQAVQRLGPSRTTLFFNLLPLITALIAAVVLKEQLAMYHLVGGLLTLGGVILSERWTTVLGRRISVA; this is encoded by the coding sequence ATGCAATACGCGTTTCCGCTGCTGGCGATTTTTATCTGGGCCGGCAATACCGTGATCAACAAACTCGCGGTCGGGGCAATTTTCCCCGCCGAGATCGGTTTCTATCGCTGGCTGCTGGCGGGTCTGCTGTTCACGCCGTTCATGCTCAAAGCGGTGATCGCGCACTGGCCGCAGATTCGTCCCAATCTGGGCAAGATCTTCATCCTTGGCGTGCTCGGCATGGCGGTGTATCAAAGCCTCGCCTACTTCGCCGCGACCCTGACCACCGCGACCAATATGGGCATCATCCTGTCGCTGATGCCGTTGATGTCGCTGGCCATGGCGATTATCAGCCTTGGACAGCGCCTGACCGCCGGCGCGCTGGTCGGTGCCATGTTGTCGTTTGCCGGTGTGCTGGTGGTGGTCTCGTCAGGCAGCCTCGGTGCGTTGCTGCAACACGGCGTGAACATGGGTGATGCGATGATGTTGATCGCAACCCTCGCCTATGCGATCTACAGCACCCTGCTGAAAAAATGGCAGCTGCGCCTGCCGCCGCTGGTGTTGCTGTATCTGCAGGTGCTGGTGGCGATTGTCGTGTTGTTTCCGTTGTATGCGGCTTCGCCGAAGACCGGTTTGACCCTGCAGAACATTCCGCTGGTGTTGTATGCGTGCCTGCTGGCCTCGATGCTCGCGCCGCTGGCGTGGATGCAGGCTGTGCAGCGTCTGGGGCCGAGCCGCACGACTTTGTTCTTTAATTTGCTGCCGTTGATTACCGCGCTGATTGCGGCGGTGGTGTTGAAGGAGCAGTTGGCGATGTATCACCTGGTGGGTGGATTGCTGACCTTGGGCGGGGTGATTCTGTCCGAGCGATGGACCACCGTGTTGGGCCGCCGGATCAGCGTTGCCTGA
- a CDS encoding TetR family transcriptional regulator produces MLPRAEQKQQTRNALMDAARHLMESGRGFGSLSLREVTKTAGIVPTGFYRHFADMDELGLVLVSEVGQTFRETIRLVRHNEFVMGGIIDASVRIFLDVVSANRSQFLFLAREQYGGSLPVRQAIGRLRENISSDLASDLTMMPKLQHLDAAGLSVIADLIVKSVFATLPDIIDPTAEALPEHLTPQAKITQQLRFIFIGLKHWQGLGSTE; encoded by the coding sequence ATGCTGCCCCGCGCCGAACAGAAACAACAGACCCGCAACGCCCTGATGGACGCTGCCCGCCACCTTATGGAAAGCGGCCGAGGATTCGGCAGCCTGAGCCTGCGCGAAGTGACGAAAACCGCCGGCATCGTGCCCACCGGTTTCTATCGGCATTTTGCCGATATGGACGAACTCGGGCTGGTGCTGGTCAGCGAGGTCGGCCAGACCTTTCGCGAGACCATTCGCCTGGTGCGCCACAACGAATTCGTCATGGGCGGCATTATTGATGCTTCGGTGCGGATCTTTCTCGATGTGGTCAGCGCCAATCGCTCGCAATTTCTGTTTCTCGCTCGCGAGCAATACGGCGGTTCGCTGCCGGTGCGTCAGGCGATCGGGCGCTTGCGCGAGAACATCAGTTCTGACCTGGCTTCTGATCTGACGATGATGCCCAAGCTTCAGCATCTGGATGCCGCCGGCCTGAGCGTAATCGCAGACTTGATCGTCAAGTCGGTGTTTGCCACCCTTCCGGACATCATCGACCCAACCGCTGAAGCCCTGCCGGAGCATCTGACGCCACAGGCGAAGATCACCCAGCAGTTGCGCTTCATCTTCATCGGCCTCAAGCACTGGCAAGGGCTGGGCAGTACCGAGTAA
- a CDS encoding helix-turn-helix transcriptional regulator — MNSKHIDLLDFSELPSAVYFRYADFNAHEFAAPHRHPWGTLEYAAHGVLHMDVDGSRFMSPPQYAVWVPPQVEHSFYSHQPVNYRAVCLDPKVCTDLPRRACTLAISDILKAILKDFAARDVKIPELDADQRLAQVLVDQLQQAPVHECYLPYASSPGLLAILETLQAEPGNNQPLAHWALQVHVSERTLARQFVRELGMSFGEWRQRLRYLAAIEALESSRSVQEIAFDLGYSSGSAFIAMFARQAGCTPEQYRRSHLEGRKV, encoded by the coding sequence ATGAACAGTAAACACATCGATCTGCTGGATTTCAGCGAACTGCCGTCGGCGGTGTACTTCCGCTACGCCGATTTCAACGCCCACGAATTTGCCGCGCCGCACCGCCATCCATGGGGCACCCTGGAGTACGCGGCTCACGGCGTGCTGCACATGGACGTCGACGGCAGCCGCTTCATGTCGCCGCCGCAGTACGCGGTGTGGGTGCCGCCGCAGGTCGAGCACAGTTTTTACAGCCATCAGCCGGTCAACTATCGCGCGGTGTGTCTTGATCCCAAGGTCTGCACCGATTTGCCCCGGCGTGCCTGCACGTTGGCGATCAGCGATATTCTCAAGGCGATCCTCAAGGACTTCGCCGCCCGCGATGTGAAGATTCCTGAGCTCGATGCCGACCAGCGACTGGCGCAGGTGTTGGTCGATCAGCTGCAACAGGCGCCAGTGCACGAATGCTATCTGCCCTACGCGAGCAGTCCGGGATTGCTGGCGATCCTCGAAACCTTGCAGGCGGAACCGGGCAATAATCAGCCGTTGGCGCACTGGGCGCTGCAAGTGCATGTCAGTGAGCGCACGCTGGCGCGGCAATTTGTGCGCGAGTTGGGCATGAGTTTTGGCGAATGGCGCCAGCGGCTGCGCTATCTCGCGGCAATCGAAGCGCTGGAGTCTTCGCGCAGCGTGCAGGAAATTGCCTTCGACCTCGGTTACAGCAGCGGCTCGGCATTTATCGCCATGTTCGCGCGGCAGGCCGGGTGTACGCCGGAGCAGTATCGCCGTAGCCATCTCGAAGGCAGGAAGGTGTAA
- a CDS encoding AsmA family protein, with protein MTRTGKIFSWTFATLVLLLAVLVLIIVFFDWNRIKPPLNAKVSEELHRPFAINGNLAVIWQREPDEGGWRAWVPWPHVVAEDLSLGNPDWSKKPQMVTLKRVELRISPLALLAQRVVIPRIDLTEPNAELQRLADGRANWTFKFDPKDPNAEPSNWVVDIGAIGFDKGHVTLDDQTLKTSLDMLIDPLGKPIPYSDIVGAKAAKTAQDKGGAPQDYAFALKVKGQYHGQNLTGQGKIGGLLALQDASKPFPLQAQAKIGDTSIELAGTLTDPLNLGALDLRLKLAGASLGNLYPLTGVTLPDTPPYSTDGHLIAKLHDEAGAKFTYEQFNGKIGSSDIHGDLTYVASQPRPKLSGALLSNQLLFADLAPLIGADSNEKQKARGGESKQPADKVLPVEEFKTDRWRAMDADVEFTGKRIVHSEKLPFNDLYTHLKLNDGELSLEPLRFGVAGGNLDAQIRLNGRTEPLEGRAKLTARRFKLKELFPTFEPMKTSFGELNGDADISGRGNSVAKLLGGANGKLKMLINDGAISRELMELAGLNVGNYVVGKIFGDKEVKINCAAADFDIKSGLATTQLFVFDTENAIIYIDGTANMATEQLDLTVTPESKGWRLISLRSPLYVRGKFIKPDAGVKAVPLMLRGAGMVALGVIAAPAAGLLALVAPSGGEPNQCAPLLEQMKAGKAPVTVKPTK; from the coding sequence ATGACGCGCACTGGAAAAATCTTCAGCTGGACCTTCGCCACCCTCGTGCTGCTACTGGCGGTGCTGGTGTTGATCATCGTGTTCTTCGACTGGAACCGGATCAAACCGCCGCTCAACGCCAAAGTCTCGGAAGAACTGCACCGACCGTTTGCCATCAATGGCAACCTCGCGGTGATCTGGCAGCGCGAGCCGGACGAGGGCGGCTGGCGCGCCTGGGTGCCGTGGCCGCACGTGGTCGCTGAGGATTTGAGCCTGGGCAACCCGGACTGGTCGAAAAAACCGCAGATGGTCACGCTCAAGCGCGTTGAGCTGCGTATCTCGCCGCTGGCGCTGCTGGCGCAACGGGTGGTGATTCCGCGTATTGACCTGACCGAACCGAACGCCGAGTTGCAGCGTCTGGCCGATGGCCGTGCCAACTGGACATTCAAGTTCGACCCGAAAGACCCGAATGCCGAACCGTCGAACTGGGTGGTCGACATCGGCGCCATCGGTTTCGACAAGGGCCACGTCACCCTTGATGATCAGACCTTGAAAACCAGTCTCGATATGCTGATCGATCCGCTGGGCAAGCCGATCCCGTACAGCGACATCGTTGGCGCCAAAGCGGCGAAAACTGCGCAGGACAAGGGCGGTGCACCGCAGGATTATGCGTTTGCCTTAAAGGTCAAAGGCCAATACCACGGCCAGAACCTCACCGGCCAAGGCAAGATCGGCGGGCTGCTGGCGTTGCAGGACGCGAGCAAGCCGTTCCCGTTGCAGGCCCAGGCGAAGATCGGCGACACCAGCATCGAACTGGCTGGCACGCTGACCGATCCACTGAACCTTGGCGCGCTTGATCTGCGCCTGAAGCTGGCCGGTGCCAGCCTCGGCAATCTCTATCCTTTAACCGGCGTGACCCTGCCGGACACGCCGCCGTACTCCACCGACGGCCATCTGATCGCCAAGCTGCACGACGAGGCCGGTGCGAAGTTCACTTATGAGCAGTTCAACGGCAAGATCGGCAGCAGCGATATCCACGGCGACCTGACCTACGTTGCCAGCCAGCCACGGCCAAAACTCAGTGGTGCATTGCTCTCTAATCAACTGCTGTTCGCCGACCTTGCGCCACTGATCGGTGCTGACTCCAATGAAAAGCAAAAGGCTCGCGGCGGCGAGAGCAAGCAACCGGCGGACAAAGTGCTGCCGGTAGAAGAGTTCAAGACCGATCGCTGGCGTGCGATGGATGCTGACGTCGAGTTCACCGGCAAGCGCATCGTCCACAGCGAAAAACTGCCGTTCAACGACCTTTATACCCACCTGAAACTCAACGACGGCGAACTCAGCCTGGAGCCACTGCGCTTTGGCGTGGCGGGCGGCAATCTCGATGCACAGATTCGCCTCAACGGTCGTACCGAGCCGCTGGAAGGCCGGGCCAAATTGACCGCGCGTCGGTTCAAGCTCAAAGAGCTGTTCCCGACCTTTGAACCGATGAAGACCAGTTTCGGTGAACTCAACGGTGACGCCGATATCAGCGGGCGCGGCAACTCGGTGGCCAAGCTGCTGGGCGGTGCCAACGGCAAATTGAAGATGTTGATCAATGACGGCGCGATCAGTCGCGAGCTGATGGAACTGGCCGGGCTCAACGTCGGCAACTACGTGGTCGGCAAGATCTTTGGCGACAAGGAAGTGAAGATCAACTGCGCGGCGGCGGACTTCGACATCAAGAGCGGTCTGGCGACCACGCAGCTGTTTGTCTTCGATACCGAGAACGCGATCATCTACATCGACGGCACGGCGAACATGGCCACCGAACAGCTTGATCTGACCGTGACGCCGGAGTCCAAGGGCTGGCGTTTGATTTCCCTGCGTTCGCCGCTGTACGTGCGCGGCAAGTTCATCAAGCCGGATGCCGGCGTGAAGGCCGTGCCGCTGATGTTGCGCGGGGCGGGGATGGTGGCGTTGGGTGTGATCGCAGCACCGGCGGCGGGGCTGTTGGCGCTGGTGGCGCCGAGTGGCGGTGAGCCTAATCAGTGTGCGCCGTTGCTGGAGCAGATGAAGGCGGGGAAGGCGCCTGTCACTGTCAAACCGACCAAGTAA
- a CDS encoding PsiF family protein: protein MKMLRVPLLMIGLLLCSQGFAATAQQNKMTTCNADATAKSLKGDERKTFMSTCLKAAPAANDAKALTPQQEKMKTCNADAKTKALTGDARKTFMSDCLKKK, encoded by the coding sequence ATGAAGATGTTGCGTGTGCCTTTGTTGATGATTGGTTTGCTCCTGTGTTCCCAGGGTTTCGCCGCCACGGCGCAACAGAACAAGATGACCACCTGCAATGCCGATGCGACCGCCAAGAGTCTGAAAGGCGATGAGCGCAAAACCTTCATGAGCACTTGCCTCAAGGCAGCGCCAGCAGCCAACGACGCCAAGGCCCTGACCCCGCAGCAGGAAAAAATGAAAACCTGCAACGCCGACGCGAAAACCAAAGCCCTGACCGGCGATGCGCGCAAGACGTTCATGAGTGATTGCCTGAAGAAAAAATAA
- a CDS encoding multidrug efflux SMR transporter has product MAWLFLLIAAAFEVTFAMGMKYAEGFTRLWPSLITVVAAVGGIYFLTLAMRELPVSIAYPIWTAIGSLGTVFLGFALLGESLTPIKLLSVGLIVAGVVGLK; this is encoded by the coding sequence GTGGCCTGGCTATTCCTGTTGATCGCCGCCGCGTTTGAAGTGACTTTCGCCATGGGCATGAAGTACGCCGAGGGCTTTACCCGGCTCTGGCCCTCGCTGATCACCGTGGTCGCAGCGGTCGGCGGGATCTACTTCCTCACGTTGGCGATGCGCGAACTGCCGGTGAGCATCGCCTACCCGATCTGGACGGCGATTGGTTCGCTGGGCACGGTATTTCTCGGTTTCGCCCTGCTGGGCGAGAGCCTGACTCCGATCAAACTGCTTTCGGTAGGGCTGATTGTGGCAGGGGTGGTGGGCCTGAAGTAG
- the ureE gene encoding urease accessory protein UreE — MLVIHRRIDPQPVWVAELHLTFEARSKSRLRCFSAEGEDVGLFLERGQPPLFDGECLQAEDGRIVRVCARPEQLLHVTCANAFELTRAAYHLGNRHVALQVGDGWLRLLDDYVLKAMLEQLGAQVEAIEAPFQPEHGAYGGGHHHSRHGDEDFNYAPKLHQFGVRL, encoded by the coding sequence ATGCTGGTGATTCACCGCAGAATCGACCCTCAACCCGTCTGGGTCGCCGAGTTGCACCTGACCTTCGAAGCGCGGAGCAAAAGCCGTTTGCGCTGTTTCAGTGCCGAGGGCGAAGACGTCGGGTTGTTTTTGGAGCGCGGTCAGCCGCCACTGTTTGATGGCGAGTGCCTGCAAGCCGAAGACGGCCGCATCGTCCGCGTCTGCGCCCGCCCCGAGCAATTGCTGCACGTCACCTGCGCCAATGCCTTCGAACTGACCCGGGCGGCTTATCACCTGGGTAATCGCCACGTTGCCTTGCAGGTAGGCGATGGCTGGTTGCGTCTGCTCGACGATTACGTGCTCAAAGCCATGCTCGAACAGCTGGGTGCACAGGTCGAAGCCATTGAAGCACCGTTCCAGCCGGAACACGGTGCCTACGGCGGCGGCCATCACCATTCCCGACACGGTGACGAAGACTTCAATTACGCGCCGAAACTCCATCAGTTCGGCGTACGCCTGTGA
- a CDS encoding LysR substrate-binding domain-containing protein — protein MEISMFASLPLTALRAFESASRLLSFKAAAEELSVTPTAISHQIRSLEDWLGVALFERLPRQVRLTEGGERLFRSLHGALLEVAQSVDTLRPQRNASTLTLSTTAAFAALWLVPRLGRFYARHPNITVRLDTHCEVIELHQDASVDLVLRYSLDDYPNLYGLCLFDESFGVYGSPEQVALAARRTPTLISVRWHNSKLYAHGWKAWCAKAGEHWLNQQPANREYDEEHYALQAAIAGQGLVLASNILVSESVASGLLVPYKGEIQVDGAGYSALCVPGRERHPPVRVFFTWLREEAQLSGLAPRSPQIA, from the coding sequence ATGGAGATTTCAATGTTTGCCTCGCTGCCACTCACCGCTCTGCGCGCTTTTGAATCGGCCTCTCGGCTGCTCAGTTTCAAGGCTGCCGCCGAAGAACTGTCGGTCACGCCTACGGCAATATCGCACCAGATTCGCTCGCTGGAAGACTGGCTCGGCGTTGCGCTGTTCGAGCGCCTGCCACGTCAGGTGCGCCTGACCGAGGGCGGCGAACGCCTGTTTCGCAGTCTGCATGGCGCGTTGCTGGAAGTGGCGCAAAGCGTCGACACCCTGCGCCCGCAGCGCAACGCCAGCACGCTGACGCTATCGACCACCGCCGCATTCGCGGCACTGTGGCTGGTGCCGCGTCTGGGGAGGTTTTATGCGCGGCATCCGAACATCACCGTGCGCCTCGATACCCATTGCGAAGTCATCGAGCTGCACCAGGACGCCAGTGTCGATCTGGTGTTGCGCTACAGCCTCGACGATTACCCGAACCTTTATGGCCTGTGCCTGTTCGATGAATCGTTCGGCGTTTACGGCTCGCCCGAGCAAGTGGCGCTGGCCGCACGGCGCACACCGACGTTGATCAGCGTGCGCTGGCACAACTCGAAACTGTATGCCCATGGCTGGAAAGCATGGTGCGCCAAGGCCGGTGAACACTGGTTGAACCAGCAGCCAGCCAACCGCGAATACGATGAAGAACACTACGCCCTGCAAGCAGCAATCGCCGGACAAGGATTGGTGCTGGCGAGCAACATTCTGGTCTCGGAAAGCGTCGCCAGTGGTTTGCTGGTGCCATACAAGGGTGAGATTCAAGTCGATGGCGCCGGCTACAGCGCGTTGTGTGTGCCGGGTCGCGAGCGACATCCACCGGTGCGAGTTTTTTTCACCTGGTTGCGGGAGGAAGCGCAGCTCTCGGGACTGGCCCCAAGGTCGCCGCAAATCGCATAA
- the ureG gene encoding urease accessory protein UreG: protein MNTQPLRVGIGGPVGSGKTALTLALCLALRERYNLAVVTNDIYTREDADFLVRNEALAPERIIGVETGGCPHTAIREDASINLEAVDQLNRRFPGLDLILVESGGDNLSATFSPELSDLTIYVIDVSAGDKLPRKGGPGICKSDLLVINKIDLAPLVGASLEMMDSDTKRMRNGKPFVFSNQKTGQGLEQIIAFIERQGLLTAA, encoded by the coding sequence ATGAACACACAACCTCTGCGCGTCGGTATCGGCGGCCCGGTCGGTTCCGGCAAAACCGCGTTGACCCTGGCCCTGTGCCTGGCCTTGCGTGAGCGCTACAACCTCGCCGTGGTCACCAACGACATCTATACCCGCGAAGACGCCGATTTCCTCGTGCGCAACGAAGCCCTCGCACCGGAGCGGATCATCGGCGTGGAAACCGGTGGCTGCCCGCACACGGCGATCCGCGAAGACGCCTCGATCAACCTTGAAGCGGTCGATCAACTGAACCGGCGCTTTCCGGGCCTCGATCTGATTCTGGTGGAGTCCGGCGGTGACAACCTATCGGCGACCTTCAGCCCGGAACTGTCCGACCTGACCATCTACGTGATCGACGTATCGGCCGGCGACAAACTACCGCGCAAGGGCGGGCCGGGGATCTGCAAATCCGATCTGCTGGTGATCAACAAGATCGACCTCGCGCCGCTGGTGGGTGCGTCGCTGGAGATGATGGACAGCGACACAAAACGCATGCGTAACGGTAAGCCGTTCGTTTTCAGCAACCAAAAAACCGGTCAGGGCCTTGAGCAAATCATCGCCTTCATCGAACGCCAGGGCCTGCTGACCGCAGCCTGA
- a CDS encoding FMN-dependent NADH-azoreductase — MSKILAIHASPRGDRSHSRRLAESFLSAWQVRNPQAHVTRREVGRALIPAVNEAFVAAAFHPQPEARPLSMQADLALSDQLVGELFDHDLLLISTPMYNFSVPSGLKAWVDQIVRLGLTFDHTLDNGVAQYTPLLQGKKALIVTSRGGFGFGPGGELEALNHADPWLRTALGFVGINDVTVVAAEGEESAERTFAVSVAEAEQRLLDLAREF; from the coding sequence ATGAGCAAAATTCTTGCGATCCATGCCAGCCCACGTGGTGACCGTTCGCACTCGCGGCGGCTGGCGGAAAGTTTTCTCAGTGCCTGGCAGGTGCGTAATCCACAGGCGCACGTGACCCGCCGCGAGGTCGGCCGAGCGCTGATTCCGGCGGTCAACGAGGCCTTTGTCGCTGCTGCATTTCATCCACAGCCTGAAGCGCGTCCATTGTCGATGCAGGCCGATCTGGCCCTGAGCGATCAACTGGTCGGCGAGTTGTTCGACCACGACCTGCTGCTGATTTCCACGCCGATGTACAACTTCAGTGTGCCCAGTGGCCTCAAAGCCTGGGTCGATCAGATCGTGCGGCTGGGCCTGACCTTCGATCACACGCTGGACAATGGCGTCGCTCAATACACCCCGCTGTTGCAGGGCAAAAAGGCGCTGATCGTCACCAGTCGCGGCGGTTTTGGCTTCGGTCCGGGTGGCGAGCTGGAAGCCTTGAACCACGCCGATCCATGGCTGCGCACGGCGCTGGGTTTCGTCGGTATCAACGACGTCACGGTGGTCGCGGCCGAGGGCGAAGAGTCCGCTGAGCGCACCTTTGCGGTGTCAGTGGCCGAGGCGGAGCAGCGTTTGCTCGACCTGGCCCGGGAGTTCTAG
- a CDS encoding ferritin-like domain-containing protein — protein MSDDLHLSDVQTLRDRARQHVENGAVTESYSADREEVLRLLNESLATELVCVLRYKRHYYMATGVKASVAADEFLEHATQEAQHADRLAERIVQLGGEPEFNPDMLSKMSHAQYVAGSTLKEMVYEDLVAERIAIDSYREIIQYIGEKDPTTRRIFEDILAQEEEHADDMADILKDL, from the coding sequence ATGAGCGACGACCTGCATCTGTCAGATGTCCAAACACTGCGCGACCGTGCGCGCCAACACGTCGAAAACGGCGCCGTCACCGAAAGCTACAGCGCCGACCGTGAAGAGGTGCTGCGCTTGCTCAATGAATCGCTGGCCACTGAACTGGTCTGCGTGTTGCGCTACAAACGCCATTACTACATGGCCACTGGCGTGAAGGCCAGCGTGGCTGCTGACGAGTTTCTCGAACACGCCACTCAGGAAGCCCAGCACGCCGACCGCCTCGCCGAGCGCATCGTGCAATTGGGCGGCGAGCCTGAGTTCAACCCCGACATGTTGTCGAAAATGTCCCACGCGCAATACGTGGCCGGTTCGACGCTAAAAGAAATGGTCTACGAAGACCTGGTGGCCGAGCGCATCGCCATCGACAGCTATCGCGAGATTATTCAGTACATCGGTGAGAAAGACCCGACGACCCGACGGATCTTCGAAGACATTCTGGCGCAGGAAGAAGAGCATGCCGATGACATGGCCGACATCCTGAAAGACCTCTAA